The Candidatus Nitrosotenuis cloacae genome contains a region encoding:
- a CDS encoding tetratricopeptide repeat protein translates to MKDQDKNLPKTVDDKETSLVKADYQKNKLIKKGIHLMADEKLEDAVLVFEQVLRIDPGNVDALLKLGYSKFHLDDYAGALRVYDQILDIDVANSEAWNLKSLVHYQQKNYAKALDCVEKSIESDPTFGMAWYNKACYLSMLNEVPASLEALRRSIEIDVKNAKRAVKDRDFINVRIEEGFRRIVEVVVLESIRQGYHTVGAIVWTTFISKAEVEDSLHKLLEKGLIVKNEKRQGLNKIDTYDIEPELANKVGVEKKSLLGVTKKLPSSIQSLKDISESIQTTKIALEEENVENILKSLDAFIDTNKMGGMMIDQFLEDHREIRLLKVRLEDKGIEYLKENKEKINSLFENLEITVTKKIRN, encoded by the coding sequence ATGAAGGATCAGGACAAAAATCTACCAAAGACAGTTGACGATAAGGAAACAAGTCTAGTAAAGGCAGATTATCAGAAAAACAAGCTCATCAAGAAGGGGATCCACCTCATGGCAGACGAGAAGCTGGAGGATGCCGTGCTGGTCTTCGAGCAGGTGCTCAGGATCGACCCGGGCAACGTAGATGCGCTCTTAAAGTTAGGTTATTCCAAATTTCACCTTGACGACTATGCGGGGGCATTGCGCGTCTATGATCAGATTCTTGACATCGACGTGGCAAACTCTGAGGCGTGGAACCTCAAGTCGCTTGTACACTATCAGCAGAAAAACTATGCAAAGGCGCTAGACTGCGTGGAAAAATCAATAGAGTCGGATCCCACATTTGGCATGGCGTGGTACAACAAGGCATGCTACCTCTCAATGCTAAACGAGGTTCCGGCATCGCTTGAGGCACTGAGGCGCTCAATAGAGATCGACGTAAAGAACGCCAAGCGCGCAGTAAAGGACCGGGACTTTATCAACGTGCGAATCGAGGAGGGATTTAGAAGAATCGTAGAGGTCGTGGTTTTAGAATCAATAAGACAGGGATACCACACGGTGGGAGCTATTGTATGGACCACGTTCATCAGCAAGGCAGAAGTAGAAGACTCGCTGCACAAGCTTCTTGAAAAAGGCCTCATAGTCAAAAACGAAAAGCGACAAGGACTAAACAAGATAGACACGTACGACATAGAGCCGGAGCTTGCAAACAAGGTTGGAGTGGAGAAAAAGAGCCTCCTCGGCGTAACAAAGAAGCTGCCAAGCTCGATTCAGAGTCTCAAAGACATTAGCGAATCAATTCAGACGACAAAGATTGCGCTAGAGGAAGAAAACGTCGAGAATATTCTAAAGAGCCTCGACGCATTCATTGACACCAACAAAATGGGCGGCATGATGATTGATCAGTTCCTAGAAGATCACAGAGAGATAAGACTGCTCAAGGTTCGACTCGAGGACAAGGGTATCGAGTACCTAAAAGAGAACAAGGAAAAGATCAACTCGCTCTTTGAGAACTTGGAGATCACAGTTACAAAAAAGATCAGAAACTAG
- a CDS encoding collagen-like protein: MEISGTAPFSQAGVYEVQILISDAKPTTEEIIEKRFQPLWQEGFHLHVKDNKFSQVLGSENNPLPSSVFDLSSVWIVVRDQFSSLHSVFEVPIRTHEEQVDAPRPKKTRETVETIESPSYEERVPAVRGERGQSGPRGPAGDKGPTGPSGPQGDKGPTGPTGIPGDKGDKGPQGQPGEKGDKGETGPPGDKGDRGITGPPGDKGDKGDKGLTGDKGDKGDKGQPGEKGDKGDKGLTGDKGDKGDKGPPGPPGDKGDKGPIGSSGDKGVTGPPGPQGDKGPTGPIGPPGDKGVIGPPGPQGDKGLTGPSGPPGDKGIQGPAGERGPRGPQGAAGDKGPQGPPGPPGDKGPRGPQGEVGDKGPQGPQGPPGEKGLTGVPGPQGERGPRGPQGPVGEKGLTGAQGPPGDKGTSGPQGPQGEPGPQGPAGDKGPQGPQGIQGPQGERGTAGPRGPPGEKGPQGPQGPAGDKGPRGPPGPPGPPGSAGMSDEQKALFRELLEILTAKNLVTTEEQIKLMSYLY, translated from the coding sequence TTGGAGATTTCGGGTACTGCACCGTTCTCTCAGGCAGGCGTATACGAAGTTCAAATCCTGATTTCGGACGCCAAGCCGACCACTGAGGAGATAATTGAGAAAAGATTCCAGCCACTCTGGCAGGAAGGTTTCCACTTACACGTAAAGGATAACAAGTTTTCACAAGTGCTTGGAAGCGAGAACAACCCACTTCCGTCGTCCGTTTTTGACCTTTCATCGGTCTGGATTGTTGTAAGGGACCAGTTTTCATCACTGCATTCTGTCTTTGAGGTGCCAATCCGCACACATGAAGAACAGGTGGATGCACCAAGACCAAAAAAGACAAGGGAGACGGTCGAAACGATCGAATCTCCATCATACGAGGAAAGGGTGCCTGCAGTTCGCGGAGAGCGCGGTCAATCGGGACCACGCGGACCTGCAGGCGACAAGGGTCCAACAGGTCCATCCGGCCCGCAAGGCGACAAGGGTCCAACAGGTCCCACTGGAATTCCAGGTGACAAGGGCGACAAGGGTCCACAAGGACAACCTGGAGAAAAAGGCGACAAGGGAGAGACAGGACCACCTGGCGACAAGGGTGACAGAGGAATTACAGGTCCACCTGGCGATAAAGGTGACAAGGGCGACAAGGGACTTACTGGCGATAAAGGCGATAAAGGCGACAAGGGTCAGCCCGGAGAAAAAGGTGACAAGGGCGACAAGGGACTTACTGGCGATAAAGGCGATAAAGGCGACAAGGGTCCACCAGGACCACCTGGCGATAAAGGCGACAAGGGTCCGATTGGTTCATCTGGCGACAAAGGTGTAACCGGTCCACCCGGTCCACAGGGCGACAAGGGCCCGACAGGTCCAATTGGTCCACCTGGCGACAAAGGAGTAATCGGTCCACCTGGACCGCAAGGAGATAAGGGACTTACTGGACCATCAGGTCCACCTGGCGACAAGGGGATCCAAGGTCCTGCAGGCGAGCGAGGTCCGCGTGGTCCGCAAGGTGCGGCAGGTGACAAGGGCCCACAGGGTCCACCCGGTCCACCTGGCGACAAAGGACCAAGGGGACCTCAGGGTGAGGTCGGAGACAAGGGACCGCAAGGACCGCAAGGCCCGCCTGGAGAAAAAGGACTTACCGGAGTTCCAGGACCGCAGGGCGAGCGAGGCCCACGCGGCCCACAGGGACCAGTGGGAGAAAAAGGACTCACAGGTGCACAAGGCCCACCCGGAGACAAGGGCACATCTGGTCCGCAGGGCCCACAAGGAGAGCCTGGTCCACAGGGGCCTGCAGGCGACAAGGGCCCGCAAGGCCCACAGGGAATCCAGGGCCCCCAGGGTGAACGAGGCACGGCAGGCCCACGCGGCCCGCCCGGGGAAAAAGGCCCGCAAGGCCCACAGGGACCTGCTGGAGATAAGGGTCCTAGAGGCCCACCTGGACCACCAGGCCCACCGGGATCCGCAGGAATGTCGGATGAGCAAAAGGCACTGTTCAGGGAGCTACTGGAGATTCTCACCGCAAAGAACTTGGTGACCACTGAAGAGCAGATAAAGCTGATGAGCTATCTGTACTAG